The following are encoded together in the Macadamia integrifolia cultivar HAES 741 chromosome 10, SCU_Mint_v3, whole genome shotgun sequence genome:
- the LOC122090879 gene encoding uncharacterized protein LOC122090879, which yields MDHPSPQSAEGDRSIRLQIEYKLSDNWGSGSTTIFEPQRQVDPIETRDSSNADTDSSSRPTIQAPEKKLTLFALQLAVLEKIATGLGALGFIWATVVLLGGYAIKLGTTDFWFITIILLIEGARLFSRSHELEWQHQSTWSIKDGGVYSFWSLESTSSFIVRAVKGTHGPVSESQGRELRENTERPSKRTTRIWTSSEVPLLPYADWFFLSRNISKIFYWLQLISALSCITLSLLRIVQLDHGDTIVTDPDMKNQRSALNVFYWLALTEAFLFLLEKAYWEWTVMNRRLLEEVNQECELGSTGMISIKRFFYDAFSECVNGSIFDGLKLDLVSFATGLLASNSSDEQLIGARILQKFSTNPRFSNDTLQKIGTSIFVIERLVEMLNWKNPQEEEIRKAAAEIVSKLAGKKQNSLRVAGIPGAMESISSLLYTQRSTDGAADEIWEKMTICDGANYEFSVFNHLGLTILKKLARDHDNCEKIGNTRGLLPKIVDLTHAGERVLRNSQNTDTRILTMKRSLQLLKLLARTSGTSGNLLRKEISEIVFTVSNIREILKYGEKYPMLQILGIEILTSLAFENEATEKIGDTGGIIKELFRIFFEEGLPEDQNQVRVAAGEGIAMLALENNKNCSRILNLEVVPKLVGTLEDPVLRIHSARILRNLCSYTDHDCFQQLKRVSAAAPSVLKTIMSEENKLQEVTLGLATKVFKFMTPREASITFNRTGIDETRLATKLLQILKFYQYPSAKVPRIRRFAIELAIWMMKNNKATVRTFRALGMEEELENVRETTSEMESFNIFSGTVGLCRHGETIHSLVDDAFVLLADE from the exons ATGGATCATCCTAGTCCACAATCTGCAGAAGGCGATAGGAGCATTCGGCTGCAGATAGAGTACAAGTTGAGTGATAATTGGGGTTCAGGTTCCACCACCATATTTGAACCTCAAAGACAAGTTGACCCAATTGAGACCAGAGACAGCAGCAATGCAGACACTGATTCTTCATCAAGACCAACTATCCAagccccagagaagaaactgaCTCTATTTGCTCTTCAACTTGCAGTTCTTGAGAAAATAGCAACTGGGCTAGGAGCCTTGGGTTTCATCTGGGCTACCGTCGTTCTTCTTGGTGGTTATGCAATTAAACTAGGCACAACTGACTTCTGGTTCATCACCATCATACTCTTAATTGAAGGCGCCAGACTCTTCAGTCGCAGTCATGAACTTGAATGGCAGCACCAGTCTACATGGTCGATTAAAGATGGCGGCGTGTATAGTTTCTGGTCACTGGAATCAACCTCCAGTTTCATTGTTCGAGCCGTGAAAGGGACTCACGGGCCAGTTTCTGAAAGCCAAGGCCGAGAACTCAGAGAGAACACCGAAAGACCCAGCAAAAGGACAACACGTATATGGACATCATCAGAGGTCCCTTTGCTTCCATATGCAGATTGGTTCTTTCTATCTCGCAACATAAGCAAGATATTCTATTGGTTGCAGTTGATATCAGCCTTAAGTTGCATAACTCTTTCATTACTGAGAATAGTTCAGTTGGACCATGGTGACACAATTGTAACAGACCCAGATATGAAGAATCAGAGATCAGCTCTGAATGTCTTCTATTGGTTGGCTTTGACTGAAGCTTTCTTGTTTCTGTTGGAGAAAGCCTACTGGGAATGGACTGTAATGAATCGTAGGCTGTTGGAAGAGGTGAACCAAGAATGCGAGTTAGGAAGCACTGGCATGATTTCCATCAAAAGGTTTTTCTATGATGCATTTTCAGAATGCGTCAATGGAAGCATCTTTGATGGCTTAAAGCTGGACCTGGTTTCTTTTGCTACAGGGCTCTTGGCCTCTAATTCCAGCGATGAGCAACTCATTGGGGCTAGAATTCTTCAGAAATTCTCAACCAATCCTCGATTTTCTAACGACACACTTCAGAAGATTGGGACTTCCATATTTGTTATTGAGAGATTGGTGGAGATGCTGAACTGGAAGAACCcacaagaagaagagatcagGAAAGCAGCTGCAGAGATTGTATCCAAACTAGCTGGGAAAAAGCAGAACTCCCTTCGAGTTGCAGGGATTCCTGGTGCAATGGAATCAATATCATCTTTGCTTTACACCCAACGAAGCACTGATGGTGCAGCTGATGAAATCTGGGAGAAGATGACCATCTGTGACGGAGCAAATTACGAGTTTTCGGTGTTTAACCATTTGGGTCTCACCATTCTCAAGAAACTTGCACGAGACCATGATAACTGTGAGAAGATTGGTAACACTAGAGGTCTCCTGCCAAAAATTGTTGATCTCACACATGCTGGAGAGAGGGTACTCAGGAACAGTCAAAATACAGATACTCGAATATTAACAATGAAACGATCCCTGCAATTGCTGAAGTTGCTCGCAAGAACTTCAGGTACATCTGGGAATCTTCTCAGGAAAGAGATTTCAGAGATTGTTTTCACGGTAAGCAATATTAGAGAAATTCTCAAGTATGGTGAGAAATACCCAATGCTTCAAATTCTGGGAATCGAGATTTTAACCAGTTTGGCATTCGAAAATGAAGCAACAGAGAAGATTGGAGACACAGGAGGAATCATAAAAGAACTGTTCCGGATTTTCTTCGAAGAGGGATTACCTGAAGACCAAAATCAAGTGAGAGTTGCAGCAGGGGAAGGAATTGCAATGTTGGCATTGGAGAACAATAAGAACTGCTCTCGGATATTGAATCTGGAAGTAGTACCGAAGCTTGTCGGGACACTTGAAGATCCAGTCCTTCGCATCCATTCGGCGAGAATTTTAAGAAATTTATGCTCCTACACTGACCACGATTGCTTTCAACAATTGAAGAGAGTCTCAGCTGCAGCACCTTCC GTTCTGAAGACGATAATGTCCGAAGAGAACAAACTACAAGAAGTAACACTTGGGCTTGCAACAAAGGTTTTCAAGTTCATGACTCCTCGAGAAGCAAGTATCACATTCAATCGAACTGGAATCGATGAGACCAGATTAGCAACGAAACTCCtgcaaattttaaaattctatCAATACCCATCAGCCAAAGTTCCTAGAATAAGGAGGTTTGCGATCGAGCTAGCAATTTGGATGATGAAAAACAACAAAGCAACGGTTCGTACTTTCAGAGCTCTTGGAATGGAGGAGGAGCTTGAGAATGTGAGAGAGACCACATCAGAAATGGAAAGCTTCAACATTTTCTCGGGAACAGTTGGACTATGCAGGCACGGTGAAACGATCCACTCCCTCGTTGATGATGCATTTGTGTTGCTAGCAGATGAGTGA
- the LOC122091386 gene encoding elongation factor Tu, mitochondrial-like produces the protein MASAALMNHNSKRLIGLCSPIYSCCRGAFSHPLSAPESLHGSERISDFGPWWRSMATFTRTKPHVNVGTIGHVDHGKTTLTAAITKVLAEEGKAKAIAFDEIDKAPEEKKRGITIATAHVEYETAKRHYAHVDCPGHADYVKNMITGAAQMDGGILVVSAPDGPMPQTKEHILLARQVGVPSLVCFLNKVDAVDDPELLELVEMELRELLSFYKFPGDEIPIVRGSALSALQGTNEEIGKKAILKLMDAVDEYIPDPVRQLDKPFLMPIEDVFSIQGRGTVVTGRVEQGMIKTGEDVEILGLMQGGPLKTTVTGVEMFKKILDHGQAGDNVGLLLRGLKREDVQRGQVVAKPGTVKTSKRFEAEIYVLTKDEGGRHTAFFSNYRPQFYMRTADITGKVELPESVKMVMPGDNVTAVFELISPVPLEADCLKSIHQKLAWWSLGQSIYVSK, from the exons ATGGCGTCAGCTGCTCTTATGAACCATAATTCCAAGCGTCTGATCGGCTTGTGTTCTCCTATCTACTCATGCTGTCGAGGAGCTTTTTCGCATCCGTTGTCTGCTCCTGAATCACTCCATGGAAGTGAAAGAATCTCGGATTTCGGACCATGGTGGAGATCCATGGCTACATTTACGCGAAC GAAACCTCATGTAAATGTGGGGACCATTGGGCATGTTGATCACGGGAAAACCACACTTACTGCTGCCATTACAAAG GTGCTAGCAGAAGAAGGAAAAGCCAAGGCTATTGCATTTGATGAAATTGACAAGGCTCCTGAGGAGAAAAAGAGGGGGATTACTATTGCCACG GCCCATGTTGAGTATGAAACTGCTAAACGGCACTATGCTCATGTGGATTGTCCTGGACATGCAGATTATGTTAAG AACATGATTACTGGAGCAGCTCAGATGGATGGGGGCATTCTGGTTGTATCTGCCCCTGATGGACCCATGCCACAAACCAAGGAACATATTCTGCTTGCTCGCCAG GTTGGCGTGCCATCATTGGTGTGTTTTCTAAATAAGGTTGATGCTGTTGATGATCCTGAGTTATTGGAACTTGTAGAAATGGAGCTCCGTG AGCTTCTAAGCTTTTACAAGTTCCCTGGGGATGAAATCCCAATTGTTCGGGGTTCAGCCCTGTCCGCTTTACAGGGAACTaatgaagaaatagggaaaaaagCTATTTTAAAATTAATGGATGCTGTAGATGAATATATACCTGATCCTGTTCGCCAACTTGACAAGCCTTTCCTAATGCCAATTGAGGACGTGTTCTCTATCCAG GGGCGTGGAACAGTTGTGACCGGCCGTGTTGAGCAAGGGATGATCAAAACTGGAGAAGATGTTGAAATATTGGGATTAATGCAG GGTGGTCCTCTGAAGACTACAGTCACTGGTGTAGAGATGTTCAAGAAGATCTTGGATCATGGGCAA GCTGGAGACAATGTGGGCCTTCTTCTACGTGGTTTAAAGCGTGAAGATGTACAGAGAGGACAG GTTGTGGCTAAGCCTGGTACTGTGAAAACGTCCAAGAGGTTTGAGGCAGAAATATATGTTCTTACAAAGGATGAAGGAGGTCGTCATACTGCTTTCTTCTCAAATTATAGACCTCAATTCTACATGAGGACTGCAGATATTACTGGGAAGGTGGAATTACCTGAAAGTGTTAAGATGGTGATGCCTGGTGATAATGTGACTGCAGTTTTTGAGTTGATTTCACCTGTTCCGCTTGAAGCAG ATTGCCTAAAGAGCATCCATCAAAAGTTAGCTTGGTGGAGCCTCGGGCAGTCGATCTATGTGAGCAAATGA